A genomic stretch from Corynebacterium kutscheri includes:
- a CDS encoding beta/alpha barrel domain-containing protein, whose amino-acid sequence MIRSFLGQPRDKVPSSGDLLVDPTLLDTITSDGRVLSVAGYPTGRHHSLVKAAEARLAVQCGATEIVVVLDDTRLFDSYAVMSELIALRESVTQPAKLILAVDTLLVDPMQARTLAHYAHKCAFDGVLMGWKESAPEFFQELPPLEILSFTPGYGTLITKG is encoded by the coding sequence GCCAACCACGGGATAAAGTTCCTAGCAGTGGCGATTTACTAGTTGATCCAACGCTTCTCGACACAATCACTAGCGACGGTCGCGTACTTTCGGTTGCCGGATACCCTACCGGAAGGCACCACAGTCTAGTAAAAGCAGCTGAGGCGCGGTTAGCTGTCCAATGCGGTGCTACCGAAATAGTGGTGGTGCTTGACGATACGCGTCTTTTCGACTCTTATGCGGTTATGTCTGAGCTTATTGCTTTGCGCGAGTCAGTAACACAGCCAGCCAAACTGATTCTTGCCGTCGATACGCTTCTTGTTGATCCCATGCAGGCACGTACGCTCGCGCACTATGCTCATAAATGCGCTTTCGATGGTGTGCTCATGGGATGGAAAGAAAGCGCCCCAGAGTTTTTTCAAGAGCTACCACCATTGGAAATATTAAGTTTTACCCCCGGTTATGGGACGCTTATCACTAAGGGTTAA
- a CDS encoding LmeA family phospholipid-binding protein yields the protein MTKTILKLFIGLLALVLIAEFYARVYISHQLSKDDMQAVSVSFGAQPLIPGLVTKKISHLKIDSPDTVHITHDDTGKVQEITGQPATTITIDGLSLTDPDNPTAEHITVASLITSDYILADVQKTLAENTSTQQAESIEELAANVINNIVQVTAITPTARTGSFDVEISSGAAVLTFRPEAVDGTLQLTATNAHLFGFELPDSVVEMISKAFQQGTNGYVQNLHIDTVIVTDTGFGLTASGNNVKLSELDY from the coding sequence ATGACGAAAACCATTCTTAAACTTTTTATTGGCTTGCTCGCACTCGTACTCATTGCGGAGTTTTATGCACGGGTATATATTTCCCATCAGCTTTCCAAAGATGATATGCAAGCGGTCTCGGTTTCTTTTGGCGCACAACCACTTATCCCAGGGTTAGTCACCAAAAAGATCTCACATTTAAAAATTGATTCACCAGATACTGTGCATATCACCCATGATGATACTGGGAAAGTCCAAGAAATAACCGGTCAACCCGCAACAACAATAACAATCGACGGGCTTTCACTTACCGACCCGGACAACCCCACAGCAGAGCATATTACCGTCGCGTCTTTAATAACTAGTGATTATATTCTCGCGGATGTGCAAAAAACTCTCGCCGAAAACACATCTACGCAGCAGGCCGAGTCTATTGAGGAATTAGCCGCAAATGTCATCAACAATATTGTGCAAGTCACCGCAATTACTCCCACTGCACGAACTGGGTCTTTCGATGTAGAAATATCTTCTGGTGCCGCGGTACTCACCTTTAGACCAGAAGCTGTTGACGGAACGCTTCAGTTAACCGCAACAAACGCACACCTATTCGGTTTTGAATTACCGGACTCTGTTGTTGAAATGATCTCCAAAGCATTCCAACAAGGAACTAACGGTTATGTACAGAATTTACATATCGATACCGTTATAGTTACTGATACTGGCTTTGGTCTTACTGCCAGCGGCAACAATGTAAAGCTCTCCGAATTAGACTATTAA
- a CDS encoding methylase — MADHAHNMRTNFASGRGAPVGVITRGTTGFQRLRRVDRWMHFNADFSRLLHHSLNPLALDVGYGASFTTTVEWARWLRKTRSDIRIIGLEIDPQRILPPRDGVSFELGGFELAGYTPDIVRAFNVLRQYDVSQVESAWEMVLSRLRPEGKFVEGTCDELGRRATWIVLDHTGPQTLTLSWDPFDVEKPSDIAERLPKILIHRNIPGEKIHELLSLLDSYWHRMAAFSTFGPRIRWRETHNALVADGVPLHPIRRPIRDNQLTISWAEIAP; from the coding sequence ATGGCTGACCACGCGCATAATATGCGCACCAATTTCGCCAGTGGTCGTGGCGCACCCGTCGGTGTCATTACTCGTGGCACGACGGGTTTTCAGCGTTTACGCCGCGTCGACCGTTGGATGCACTTTAATGCGGATTTTTCGCGCCTATTACACCACAGTCTTAATCCCCTTGCCCTCGATGTAGGCTACGGAGCAAGCTTTACGACGACCGTCGAGTGGGCACGCTGGTTAAGAAAAACCCGATCTGATATTCGGATCATCGGATTAGAAATCGACCCGCAACGAATCTTGCCACCACGTGATGGAGTCAGTTTCGAACTCGGTGGTTTTGAACTTGCCGGCTATACCCCCGATATTGTGCGCGCTTTTAATGTGTTGCGGCAATACGATGTTTCACAAGTCGAATCCGCCTGGGAGATGGTGTTAAGTCGGCTGCGCCCGGAAGGGAAATTCGTTGAAGGAACTTGTGATGAGCTCGGGCGTCGGGCAACCTGGATAGTACTTGATCACACTGGTCCTCAAACTCTGACCCTCTCATGGGACCCATTTGACGTCGAAAAGCCTTCAGACATCGCTGAACGGCTACCCAAAATACTTATTCACCGCAATATACCTGGGGAAAAGATACACGAACTTTTGTCGCTTTTAGACAGCTACTGGCATCGTATGGCCGCTTTTTCCACCTTTGGTCCACGCATTCGCTGGCGAGAAACACACAACGCACTTGTTGCCGATGGTGTTCCACTTCATCCGATTAGGCGACCTATACGTGATAATCAGCTCACGATTTCCTGGGCAGAAATCGCACCATAA
- a CDS encoding DUF2505 domain-containing protein, which translates to MTTRSENTVTINHSAEKVHQALTNADYWTFIATTLSPEPGELHEFTDANGGAVATLFEILPLDILPEAVRAMISQALKVKRVVTVAGLEGNDAAISYTADVKGTPVDFKGQISLHGENEQTTLSYANEVNVNIPFMGPAIEPKVAEALGELFANEGALTEQWISENL; encoded by the coding sequence ATGACAACTCGTAGTGAGAACACCGTAACAATTAATCATTCTGCTGAAAAAGTTCACCAGGCGCTAACCAACGCCGACTATTGGACCTTCATTGCAACCACACTTTCTCCGGAACCAGGTGAGCTTCACGAGTTCACCGATGCTAATGGCGGCGCAGTTGCAACCTTGTTCGAGATCCTTCCGCTCGACATTCTTCCGGAAGCCGTTCGCGCCATGATTAGCCAGGCGCTCAAGGTTAAGCGCGTAGTTACCGTCGCTGGTTTAGAAGGAAATGACGCAGCAATCAGCTACACTGCCGATGTTAAAGGCACACCTGTTGATTTCAAAGGTCAGATTTCTCTTCACGGTGAAAACGAGCAAACCACTCTCAGTTATGCCAATGAAGTCAATGTGAATATTCCTTTCATGGGTCCAGCGATCGAACCTAAAGTTGCTGAAGCACTTGGCGAGCTTTTTGCCAACGAAGGTGCTCTGACCGAACAGTGGATTTCTGAAAACCTCTAA